From the Ovis aries strain OAR_USU_Benz2616 breed Rambouillet chromosome 10, ARS-UI_Ramb_v3.0, whole genome shotgun sequence genome, the window attaaatattttggataAGAAGTGTCCAGTTGCCCTGGGCAGCTGGGGCCAGGCTGATGCAGGGGCTTTGCAGAATGAATACATTCAGTGTTTACACCGTGGACCACtgatttcaaaaattatattaaaattcttACTCTTAAGAAGCTGCAAAGTAGCAAAGCTACTCTTTGCTTGCTTTGTTAGTTCTTTGAGGGCAACCTGAGTCCCTCCATATTCCATGTCTATGCTCTCCAGAGTGCCTCCTTTCATGCACAAAGCCCCCGAGTTCAAGTGTGCTTGGCTGACCACAGGATAGCAGCCCCCTACCCAATGTgagtgtttataattttaaacataaatccACATCCTGGAGTCCTAACGTAGAGTATTATGCTAATATACAACAATGAATTATCAGAGACATGTAACATTCACAGAGTATATAACAACATAACTATTTAGCAATGGAGTCTTCTAAGTTTTGCAATCTAATGTGAGTGAACAGACATCTAACATCTTGGGAGTTAATATAATTCTGCACTGAGCTTATGAAGACTGTGATACTGAATAAAAGAACATACTTTCACAACCACAAGGAGTTATTACTGTGCAAAATACAACTAAATGATTATTTTCCGTATGTATGATTCCCAGATGGAAATTatggatacaaaataaaaatttccagtgTCTGTTCTGGTGCCTGTCTTAGGAATAGCAACAGCAATTATCACAAAGAATTCCACAAACATAGAGTCATTAAGACTATAacataagtaggaaaaaaaaaccccaaaagcaGAAATATGTTACAAATGGCATCATAACACATATTTGTCTTGCTATTAAAAGTTAAAGTCTTCCAGAACTTCTCCATATATACCTTAATTCATCAATAAATGTGATTTTCATTGgttaaagtgaaatgaaataaaacacagcATATTTTTGCCTCTGGCTGTAGAGATGTTATACATGAAAtccaaattgattttttttttaaacttggtgTTTTccactttatcttttaaatatgtaaaatatcttCTACTGCTGGCTCCGTTGGTTTCATGGTTTTGTAAGAGAAACAGAAGTGCAGAGCCCTGACCCAGCTTCCTCTGCGAGGCCGCCTCAGGTGAGTTCAGCCTCAGGTGTCCAGCAGGGTGGCCTGCCCCACCAAGAAGCCAGCTGCAGGTTCATCAAGTGGTCTGGGTGAAATTCCTCACCATGCAAGCATTTCTGTCAGCATCAACTCCTACATTCACAACAAAAAGCATCacgaacagaaaaagaaatcagggctgaaggaggaggagaaccAGGTCTAATTggtgaaaaggaacaaaatgggCATTTCTTTCCTGAGGTGCCTGCTTCCTGTGATACTTCCCCTGAGGGAAAGCTTCAGCAGCCACGGCACTGAAAgattcttccattttcttcaggAGGAAAGGTTCGAAAAAGTGGACCTTTGCGAGGAAATACTGCAGACTTCCAAGTTGGTGAAAGAACTCCCAGCGTCGCTTGGATACTCCGGGTAGGAGGAACTGGAGGAGATGATATTTTTGAGCCTCTGGAGGGCGATGATTAAAAGCAGGAGCAGGAAGGCTAACAGGCTGAGGAATATGGACACATAGATGTAGACATTTGACAGGTGGCCCGAGGACGGGTCCACCGATGTGGACAGGGATGTGGGAAACAGCTGGAGGAAAGTCCCGTTCTCCACACTCCCCGAGAATGCAGAGGGGGAGTCAGGTGCAGACATCGTTACGGAAGGTCACAGAATGCAGTGGATGAAAAGTCAGTTTCACACAGGGCTTAAAAGGGACAGAACCAGCATTCCTTCTGCTGTGATAGCATCAGCAAGCACTGAGGCACAGCAGAGCTTCTCAGTTTCCAAGCAAAGGCAGCAGGTACCAGGTGTCCATTGACACtgcaaaaacaaagacaaaaaacccCAGACAACTGAGTGCGTTATTCAGAAAGAAGTCACACTGACTCTCAtttccagttttcatttcagcATGGCTTACTTATAAAATCCATCAGGGAGGGGTAAAAATGAAATCACTTTCCCAGGAACAAGTAATGTTCCTGACTTTATGTTACAAATGATGATATAAAAATGCACTTTTATTTGATCTCATAGTACCCTAGGTGCCAGGTTTctccaaaataaaaaggaaagtacaTTTCTGGTGTGTTCCATCTGCTGAGATTTCAACAGATGCTCCAAGCCTGCTCTGAGAATAGGACCCCAAAAGTTAGCTGCAAACCTTCCTCCTCCAGAAAATGAATTCCCTGCACTGTCCAGCCCACTAGCACAACTTTTTTTGACCAGTATTTCCTTCTAGCATGCTTTGGAGAATCACTGCATGTGTAAGCTTGCCTTTCATATTTGCTGACTTGTTTATAAAAGCGTGTCTCTCTGGGATTGGTGCCATTCCTGTATATGTGCTCCTTTCAGGTCTACCTCTGTGCTCTGTTCTGCATATTTTAGGCAACGAATAGAAAACCTTTAGATTGATAAAAGCTGGATTTCCTTTTAATAATAGAAAGAGTACTGGGTTTGCTCTTAAGAGCCGTAAGTTTGAGGCCTGAATTCTCCTTTATCTTAAATTGCCTAGCTTCTgagcttcatttttctcatctgtaaaatagtatAGTACTGCCCCCACTGCACACTGTGTTATGCAGGGATCAaggtaatagacagggaagcacTCTGTGAATTGTTAAAATTGGGCCAAAATgagctcagtgtgtgtgtgcatggtgggGGGAGGTTCATCTGTGTGTGGGGCTtatgtgtatgtgttgtgtgtgtggggtatgtgtgtgtgtgggtatatgtggtgtgtgtgtgtggggtgaggggtgtgatgtgtatgggtgtgtgtgtgggtgtacgtgtggtatgtgtgtatgtttgtatggTATGGTGTGTGTGGGATGTGGGGTATATAAGGGGGGTATGGGTgtagtgtggtgtgtgtgtgtgtgtgtgtgtgtgtgtgtgtgtgtatgtgtggtgtgtgaggGGGGAGgtgcgtgtgtatatgtgtgatgtgtgtgaatGCGTGCAGGGAAAGAAATGCTCTTGGCCATGTTCCCCCTCCTTATGTGGTCCCTGTGAGGAACGCCAGAAACAAAGTGGACGGAGCCAGGCAGGCATCCTGGGAGGGAAGGTGTGTGATTCTGCAGGCTccaggtgtgggtgtgtgtgtgggtgtggtgtgtCTCTACCGCCCTCGCATCCGTGACTGGAGAAGTCCCAGCCAGCTTCTGCCTAGTCCGTGTGGGGGCGAGGGAAGCAGCCTGAGGGAGAACGGTCCCTCTGATGGATGACTCTCTTTCCTCAAATCCGGCAAAGATGCTCTTCCTAGCTCTTTATGGCATTGGACCATTTGGTTGTAAATTTCCAGATTTCCTGGCATCAGAGGTAGTAAAATGCTGATGCAAAAAACATCCTCTGTACCCTGACTTTCCCTTTCCCTAACCTCTGCCTGCATTTTACCTTGACAACTTGCCTTTCCTTCCATTCCTCAAATCTAATTAAGTGACTGATTCCTTGAGGGGCTAACAGTGGCCGCTGTGGCTGTGGCTGAGCGGCACTAATGATCCCCAAGAAGGAGGGACCCTCTGAGAGGGCTGCCCTGGCGGCAGTCAAGCCAGCTAACAATCTCAGTGACTCCTCAGAGGAGGCCATGGGACAAGCTCTTAGTATTTCCTAAAATAATGAGACTCCCACTCCTCATTACACTTTGGTGATTTTAATTCCATTAGGCTGCTATAGGCTCCTAAGgatcctttggaaaaaaaaaaaaaaaaagacagaatcaCAGTGGGAATGCAAACGGGTTCCACTGATCTGGTAGTAATACCATGCCTTATACAGCAGAAAAGTGCCCTAGCCATTCATCTGTAGGGAAAATAGCAGCATCTCAGAGACagcatcctggagaagggaacggctgcccactccagtattctggcctggagaattccatggactgtatagtccatggggtcacaaacagtcagacatgactgagcgactttcactcccaGGCAGCATGGTGCATAGGAAAGAATCGTGTGAACTGAATGGAAAGAAATATTCAAGATGTTCTGATAAGACCTCCTAAGTCTAGCTGAGGAAACTAAGGACAAAGATGCTGCCTTGCATCgatatgacaaaaataaaagtatctaATTAGAAGATAAGTGAGGACTTCCACCTTTTATACCATCCAGTCTCAATTTACCTATCCTTTGGTAGTAATGATTTTATGCCTTCTTTTTCTGGCATCGGTAAGAAGGTAGGGGCTGTGCATTTTGTGTTCACACAAACTAGTCTGTAGGAGAGGCAGAGCAggaattattattcccattttgcagatgaggaaactgatcaACAAAGAAACTGTGATTTACTCAGGGTTCACAGCTAGTCAGTAACAGAGGACAGAGAGGAACCCATGCCTGAACTGTGTTCTTAACTTTTCCTCAACTGTGGTAGGAAGAGAAAATGATGACACTCAGTTAATTCCTACCTGCCACTTTGGACAAGTTCACAGTTCAGTCTTGAtatttgttttcccatctgtccaATGATACCTTTTCTATCTCTCCACAAGCTCCTAAGTTAGGATGTGACACTGTGTCCAAAATcatgctttgaaaataaaaaaaggccATCCAAGTAAAAGACCAGTAGATACACGTCTTTCTCAATCCCTCGAAGAACTAGAGGGAATTCCAGGTCTCTGCTAGTCCAATAATTCTGACACGTACAGGTCATACATTCAGCTGAAATTGACTGAGTTTTCTGAAACCACCTTTGCTACTCAGCTCTGTATCATTTTCTGGAGGTGGGTTTGGAGGCACCAAATCAGTCACTGGCAATTCAATGATAGAGCTCACAACTGGCTGCTAGACCAGTTGCTAAATCCAAGGTATCTATTTACAATGTAAATATTCCAAGAGTACTTTTCACCTCCTGAAGATCACCTTCTTTGAGGCAAAAGCCCATTGTGAGCCTCAAATGTCTATGGAAGAGTTTATGGCAACTGAGGCTGagaatatttggggaaaatgtcCGACCTTCCAAGTGACCTTGGGAGGTAATGGTAGAAATGAACAGATGACAACTTGCATCCTCATTCAACATTTCACAATTAAATATCTTCTCTAAATATCCTTCCCCCAATATTTTAGATTTACTATTACTTTCAGAATACTACCTAATTTAAAATGACAGATCTACAAACTTCATTTCACTCTTCTACTCAGAAACAATAGAGAGTACACACTGTTAGAATCATTTTAACTTGATGACAtcacttctcattttcttatAGACGTCTTAAAAATGGAtaactcctctttctctctggtgAATATTTTGAGTCTGTGTGTAATGCTGAGGATGACCCAGagtgtatgtgttcagtcactgagcAGTGTGAATGAGGCTGTAGGTGGTACTGtggaaacaaaatcaaacaagTGTGTTTCAAGATGCTGCTTCTTGGGCTGTTTCTCCCAAACAGATTAggttcaaaggaaaaaagaaagcgaTTTCATCTGAAATGCATAGCCTCGACCCATCCAGGGGCAGCGAGAGCAGACTATCCTTTCACGTAGCACCTAAATCCATGTGAGGATTGcgatgctttttttttctctgacccGTTCTCAGAaagttgtggggtttttttgtttgttttgttttggtttttttttttttttttttttgaggaagtaAGAGGAGACAGATCGCATTGTAAATGAAGATCTAGGGAGATGTTTCAGTTCATGATCAGCCAGCTATCCCTTTTGTCTCTTGGAATAAAAAAAAGTGCTGGGAAGAAGTCTACAAATGGCAGTCACCTCCTGAAGCGAGGAAGGATGGGTGTGTAATCTCACCGTGAGTCCAGTGGGGTGGGGAGTCAGAGGAACCGCACAGCTAAGGCAGACCTGGTGGAGGGGGGGCGGGCCTTTGTTGCCTGTCACTTAGGGCCCAGCCTCTGTGACTCCTCGGAAAGAACAGAAGCTTTCCTTCCCATGGGCTGATTATGAGGACTGTGAAGCTCTGCAGGAACAGAGCATACTCTCTGGTGTGTGTACCTTCCTGCTTGGTGAAAGGAAGAAGATTCGATAAGCCCTCCTCTCTGAGTGCTCTCCTGGATGCACTGCAAGACCCCTGGGCAGCCAGCTTGTGGGAGGGGCCTCTGCCAGGGTCTTGACTTGTACAATATAGTGGTGGATTAAACCCAGCCTACCGTCAGCCTCCAATCTGGCACAGCAGTCTCTGAGTTTCTGAcctttatttaaatacatttctatGTGAATAGCAACTCTGTGaaaggtgttgttgttgttgttgtcgtggAAAACTGGGACAAGCTGCTTTGTTCCCTTGTGGACATTATTCAGAGTGCCCTAGCAGTTAGGACGTTGAATCAACAGTTCACTGCTGTGTCATTCCCCAAAAGGTGGGCCTCCCAAACCATTAGCAACAATTTGCTACAGTATTAACATGCATGGTAAAGGCTCTTTCCAGGTCTACAAATGTAAACTGTAATCGTATAATGTAATGAATAGTTTTAGATGATATATTTGATCTCTTTCTTTGTAGGACATGTAGAAACTACCATTTCCAGAATCTGGAGGGGAACTTATGTCTTAGCACAGTTGTTTTTAGTTCTACTTAGAAAAGAACATGTTTTATATAGGACCTTGAATTTTCCTTTACAATTtgcatgattttcttttctcttaatgcTTTTTCTTCACCTAGTGCCCATTTAGGTCATGCTAGGTAAGAGAAGGTAGGTGCTGACAATACATACTTGCCACCCACTGCaagtaaagatttaaatgtaaatcttCACTTGCAGTCAATGGCAAACACTTACCCCTGGGCTtgcaataatgaaaataaagttcATTATATTACTACTAACCTTATTCAAAGCTGATTAAGCCCATCCttgcaggcatgctaagtcactgcaaTTGTCTGACTTTgtaacctcacggactgtagcccaccaggctcctccgtccatacataaggtgaagtcgctcagtcgtgtccgactctttgcaaccctgtggactgtaacctactaggcttctccatccatgggattctccaggcaagaatactggagtggattgccatttccttctccaggggatcttcccaacccagggatcgaacccaggtctcccgcattggaggcagacgctttaacctctgagccaccagggacgcccatatatttgcttatttgaGAACTGCTCCTGCTTAGTCAGTATAGTGCTTTGGGAGAAGAATTTTGTGTGAAAATTAGTGGAATCTCATTATGATTCCCTGTGTcagcacaataaaaaataaaaccaagtaaagaaaaaaactgagtcTATCTGCTATTCAATGTGGAGTTAGAGAGccatttcatgaaaagaaatgTGGAGAGATGAAGTTTCTGAATAACGTCCTGGAATTCATGGTCTGGTCTggatgcatgtgtgctaagtcccttcagtcgcgtccgactctttgcgaccctagggactgtaaccccccaggcccctctgtccatggaattctccaggcaagaatactaaagtgggttgctacgccctcctccaggggatcttcccagcccagggatggaacctgcatctcttctgtctcctgcattggcaggcgggttctttaccactagcaataCCTGGGAAGCTCCCCCGGACTGGATAATGGCagccagaaaatgaaaaggaacagcCCTCTTTGTCTGTAGTTCAAAAGAATGATGAGAAAATGTAATCAGAACTTTTTCATAGTACTCtggtgaaaattaaagaaatgttgGAGTAACAGCTTAGTATCTgtgatttattttcaaaactaGTTTCTAGGGTGGGTCATTAGGTGGCTTTGGATTCAGTCCAATTCCTTATTATCTCTCTTTACCTCGGTGATGGCTTTTATCTCTCTGGATTAGCCTCCGGCTCAGTAAAATATTTCCTcagcaaaataattaaattatttccaGAATACTTCTATGTTAGGCTAGTTATTTTGtgcagattctttaaaaattagttatcCACATAAGGTATAATTCACAGAATATTCAGAATATACCTTTCTTGATATGCAAAACTGTATAGattgaatgaaattaaaaaataaaaataaaaacacaagaaacTATTTCAAAAGGAGACAGGAAACTAAATGTTTTGACCATCTATCTTGTACAGCCTCAAAAGCAATCATAGATATGAGTTCCCTTGCATCTATAGCACTGTTTTCCTGGGGAAATCAAACTATTATTTGTAATAAAGATTGGCTACATTCTTGTGAACAATTTTATGCCAAAATTTCTGCCTTAGTAagaataatctattttaaaatgatactcCCTTAGGAAAAAGAGAATTTAAGTGGATAATTTTCTGGACAGTGATGCATGATGCATGcattctcagtcgtgtctgactctttgcgaccctatggactataggctgccaggctcctttgtcaatggaattttccaggcaagaatactggagtgggttgtcatttcctcctccaggggctcttcctgacccagggatcaaacccaagtttctttcacctcctgcattggcaggcgtattctttactactgtgccacctgagaagcccccattTTCTGGATTAAAAAGGTCAAATATAAAACCAGTTTTAGGCATagtatttttgtgattttttaatgatgtttaGAAAAGACCAAGAAGGGGTCTACCCTGCACTCTGGGAAGACTGGACCTATCTATGTTGTTAACACAATGAATCAAGTCAAAATGAGAAAAGTGGCAACTTAAAGGCTGAAGGAAGCAGGAACTGGTTCAGAAGTAGCAGAACATGATAGTCACTTTCAGGGAGCAGGAAAAAAAGGTTATTGGCTGAACACTTGAtttaaagcaaaagcaaacagTCGGAGAAATAATGACTTGAAGATCACAGGCAAGGTTGAAATGAATCAGTGTGAAGAAAGATGGTAAGAAGCAAGATTGACCTTTCAAGATGTTACAGAATTTTTAATGGGAACTTTGAGGTGCAACTCCCTTCCTCCACTCAGCTCTgatcatttccaattttttagaagaatattaagaaaaaaatatattttttaaattcttggaGCAACTAGTATACAAAAaaggttcctttttttttaatttttaattttatttttgctgcccGAGGACTTTGTCTAGTTGTTGTGTGAAGGcgttctctagctgtggtgagcaggctgTAGAatacaggctcagcagctgcggcgcgtgggcttagttgctctggggcatgtggaatcctcccaggccagggatcaaacttgtgtcccctgcattgcagggtggattcttaaccactggacaaccaggggaACCTGCttgcttatttttaataagacgagacatgttttaaaaatttttcaaccATGCTCTGATTGGAGAATGGCATTTCCTCCTTTCCCATTGCCTTTTATTCTATCTCCACAATTAAAATAACTTGTATTAAGTTTAGTTTTTGTCCAGTCAGGAAATGCTCCTAACAGTCTTCTTATGGAGTATGATATTTGGAAAGATTTTGTTCTTGTAAACTTAATTTTGCAATTGCCATAAATCACTTTTTTAAACCTTTATAGGAGACCACAAGGTATTCCCGGTCGACTCTCTCAGGCCTCAGGGGCCTTCGAGTGCCCCTAAAACTACTCTAAGGAGACAGGGAAGAGCTTGGAAATATGGGATTTCTATAAGCTTTGATAAAGTCCACCCTAAATTTAAGCAGATTCCTCTGACGTAGGCAACTATGGGCCCCTGGGACCATGCAGCATAAGAAGCAAGTGAGTGAGCTCGTACAGCTCCTGACCAGTGCCACTCTTTATTCTCTTGTTCCcattgttattttcctttttaaatacaCTTTCTTCTGTTTGTGACTAACCTGATCCCTCTTTCTCTACATTTCCTTCCATCTCCCATAGGTATCTAGGCTAATGTGTTCAATGAAAACTTTTCTGACGGAATATGCTTCTGTATATGTCAATTATTGTTTTGTGTATACGTTATCTTGTAATTTTTCATCTGTCTTGTAAGTTTTCAGCTTATAAGAATGGATATACAGTAAATGTTTTATTCACTTCATAAATTAAACCCCAAGCTTAATCTTCCATTAAAATATCTTGGTAATTGAGGCATATGGaagacagaaagataaattatCTAATATATCCACTTCTAAAATTTGCACCTAAGAATATGCCAAAACCTAACAAACCATTCTCTTATCTATAAAAATCACATGTACAGGtacaatttgagaaaaaaaaaagtgatgataTAGGTTGTTTGAAAAGAACTTCAGTATCAGCAAGTTAATTAAACAGgccatgatttatttatatttctctgttgACAACTATAGTCATGTATTTGTTTAAACTAAGATGCTTTATAGCCTCTTCTTAGAAATGGACTAGAATATGACAAGTATGTGTGTTTTAAGTCCTGCATTTCCCAGCAAGGACTCAAGCTCACAGAGTCTTCCATCTGATGACATTTTCAACAAAGCATTTACTTGAATTAATAAACCATCGCCCCTCATAATACAACTACAAATAGAACCTCAGTTGATTACATAGTGTGTACATTGCCCAACCCTCCTGGATATTAGCCCAGGGCTTAGCATAATTCATACATATGGATTCTACTAAATACATTCTCTCATTATTCCAGTCCTCCATGGCTGAGAGTCAACGTATGATGATGCTTTCCACAGAAtgggtatttaaaaataataatgcttgGTAATTGGCAGCTTAGGCAGGCTAAGTTTTGGCTACAACCAGTTTTGGCTGTATTACATTATTTAGTATTCAGCTGAatactcagagaagaaaaagtaggATGCAGATGTCGAGATTTATCCTCTAATGCAATGAAAGATCCTTGgacccattaaaagaaaaaatagctttGTTATAAAGGACATTATTATGACAACTGGGGAAATTTGGGCATAGACTCTACATTGGATAACTGCATTGTAGAAATATTA encodes:
- the SERTM1 gene encoding serine-rich and transmembrane domain-containing protein 1 isoform X2, producing MSAPDSPSAFSGSVENGTFLQLFPTSLSTSVDPSSGHLSNVYIYVSIFLSLLAFLLLLLIIALQRLKNIISSSSSYPEYPSDAGSSFTNLEVCSISSQRSTFSNLSS